A stretch of the Thiocystis violascens DSM 198 genome encodes the following:
- a CDS encoding RNA-binding domain-containing protein: MTKSELLELIANGENSGVEFKRDDVRPEQVAKELVALANFQGGRLLLGVEDDGTPTGIQRPNLEEWLMDTVFGQYVHPMILPFYEEVQVEPDVRVAVVSLTQGTAKPYVVRFKGSEEVYVRVGSVSRKATREQQARLFALGGMLHTELLPVSGTGLDDLDLERLRDYLQNVIQDPEVPVNPAAWERRLSGMGFMTERQTDASVCTIAGIVLFGRRPRRALRQAGVRWMAFDADTMEYAAADDAVIDDALVGFWRDKEGSREFERGGLLERLLERMQPFVSDESPTLSDGIRRDRYWRYPREALREAIVNAFAHRDWTRVEDVEVVQYRDRLEVKSPGALQNSMTVEKMLAGQRSPRNPLIVDVLRDYGYVDARGMGVRTKIVPLLTRLNGRPPDFEATEDYLLVRMYESASGSGPDAKLVADPS, encoded by the coding sequence ATGACTAAAAGCGAGCTATTGGAACTCATCGCCAATGGCGAAAACTCCGGCGTTGAATTCAAACGTGACGATGTCCGTCCAGAGCAGGTTGCCAAGGAACTCGTCGCCTTGGCGAATTTCCAGGGTGGACGCCTGCTCCTCGGTGTTGAGGACGACGGCACGCCGACCGGCATTCAGCGGCCGAATCTCGAAGAGTGGCTGATGGATACGGTGTTCGGTCAGTACGTGCATCCAATGATTCTGCCGTTCTATGAAGAGGTGCAGGTCGAGCCGGACGTGCGTGTGGCTGTCGTGTCGTTGACGCAGGGAACTGCCAAGCCCTATGTGGTGCGCTTCAAGGGGAGCGAGGAGGTCTATGTCCGCGTCGGCAGCGTCTCGCGTAAGGCGACGCGCGAGCAGCAGGCGCGTCTGTTCGCACTCGGCGGCATGCTCCACACCGAGCTGTTGCCGGTCTCGGGTACGGGGCTGGACGATCTCGACCTTGAACGGCTGCGGGATTATCTGCAGAACGTCATCCAGGATCCGGAGGTTCCTGTGAATCCGGCAGCCTGGGAGCGGCGCCTCTCCGGCATGGGATTCATGACGGAGAGACAGACGGATGCATCCGTCTGCACCATTGCCGGCATCGTGCTTTTCGGGCGGCGGCCACGGCGTGCCCTGCGTCAGGCGGGCGTGCGCTGGATGGCGTTCGATGCCGACACGATGGAGTATGCGGCGGCCGATGACGCGGTGATCGATGATGCCTTGGTGGGTTTTTGGCGCGACAAGGAGGGATCTCGCGAATTCGAGCGTGGCGGGCTCTTGGAGCGGCTCCTGGAGCGGATGCAACCTTTCGTGAGCGATGAGTCTCCCACGCTCAGCGATGGCATCCGACGCGACCGGTATTGGCGGTATCCACGCGAAGCGCTCCGGGAGGCGATCGTGAACGCCTTTGCGCACCGTGACTGGACGCGCGTCGAGGATGTCGAAGTGGTTCAGTATCGCGATCGGTTGGAGGTCAAGAGTCCGGGCGCTTTGCAGAATTCCATGACGGTCGAGAAGATGCTCGCCGGCCAGCGTTCGCCGCGTAATCCGTTGATCGTGGATGTCTTGCGAGACTATGGCTATGTCGATGCGCGCGGGATGGGGGTGCGGACCAAGATCGTGCCATTGCTGACCAGGCTCAACGGTCGGCCGCCGGATTTCGAGGCAACGGAAGACTATTTGCTCGTGCGTATGTACGAGTCGGCATCGGGCTCCGGGCCGGACGCGAAGCTCGTTGCGGATCCATCATGA
- a CDS encoding TrlF family AAA-like ATPase — MSASFSYARFWRCALQVNPEGYSRAYRGQDHGLGGEAYLEALLKACQEAGIEVVGIADHGSVSDVDRIRHFLSPHGILVFPGFEVTTTEKIHWVCLFDESTTTQQLNHYLWKFELTDSEDKVKPSQLGGEELLRIVQDEWGGFCYAAHATQANGLLKQKANHLWKSTHLRAAQIPGSVDDLPVEYKQIAKNQNPDYRRETQLAIINASDVSQPEDLLAPSASCYIKMTRPTFASFLTAFKDPESRMRLHHQMAEHHYGRIKRLQITGGYFENVTIDFSDHLNAAIGGRGTGKSTLLECLRYALDVDYKGTEAKRLGEQIVKANLGGAGRVELEVISAANQGQSYRVVRRYGEPPRVLDAAGNVSNLHPGRDLFPGIEIYGQNEIYELARDPSALTRILERFLPDEAKQASQLAHIRKRLTDNAATLERAHTSQDDLEQVIERLPKLTEQAAQFKALGIDEKLKQVPLLERERQLKPRMDEEVQRVEEAAQVLADSLPDPVFLSDKALDGLPHAGLLGGGREILEALKTAASKSLGELRTAVSTARTGLSTLGQELAAALDTAEQALEAEFAKLPDVSGRSGKEVGRAYQALLREIEQIQPKQTNLDVARKLTETLDQDRRNLLGELSDLRARRTQELQAAAKRLNKRLRGKLRINVVPGGNRAALKAWLCELPGINEKRAGWIDEAEALSIPTLVEAIRKGDEGLRGLGWGMTSGTIEKLTRLTEKQLMDLEMIDLEDQIDLQLNISHEGERYKSLHDLSTGQQCTTILHLLLLDNQDPLIMDQPEDNLDNAFIAERIVRELREAKTSRQFIFATHNANIPVFGDAEWIGVFTATEEHGCLEAQGSIDVPEIRDQAARILEGGKPAFIQRQAKYGY; from the coding sequence GTGAGCGCTTCTTTCAGCTATGCCCGATTTTGGAGATGCGCCTTGCAGGTCAATCCTGAAGGCTATAGCCGGGCCTATCGAGGACAGGATCACGGTCTGGGCGGCGAGGCATATTTGGAAGCCTTGCTGAAAGCCTGTCAGGAGGCGGGTATCGAGGTCGTGGGCATTGCCGATCATGGGAGCGTCTCGGATGTGGATCGCATCCGTCATTTCCTATCACCGCACGGCATCCTGGTATTTCCTGGCTTCGAGGTCACGACAACCGAAAAGATACACTGGGTTTGCCTGTTCGATGAAAGCACGACCACCCAGCAGCTCAATCATTATCTCTGGAAATTTGAGTTGACGGACTCCGAGGATAAGGTCAAGCCATCCCAACTCGGCGGCGAAGAGTTGCTTCGGATCGTGCAGGATGAATGGGGCGGATTCTGCTATGCGGCACATGCCACCCAAGCCAACGGTTTGCTGAAACAGAAGGCGAATCATCTGTGGAAGTCTACACATCTGAGAGCGGCACAGATTCCGGGGTCGGTTGATGACTTGCCGGTCGAATACAAGCAGATCGCAAAGAATCAGAATCCCGACTATCGGCGTGAGACTCAACTCGCCATCATCAACGCAAGCGATGTGTCTCAACCGGAAGATCTGCTGGCCCCCTCGGCATCCTGCTACATCAAGATGACCCGGCCGACCTTCGCGTCGTTTCTCACCGCGTTCAAGGATCCCGAGTCGCGCATGCGTCTCCATCACCAAATGGCCGAGCACCACTACGGGCGTATCAAACGACTTCAGATCACCGGCGGCTATTTCGAGAATGTGACCATTGACTTCTCGGACCACCTGAATGCCGCTATCGGCGGAAGGGGGACTGGCAAGTCCACGCTGCTGGAGTGTCTGCGGTACGCCCTCGATGTCGACTACAAGGGCACCGAGGCCAAACGGCTGGGTGAGCAGATCGTCAAGGCGAATCTCGGTGGAGCGGGCCGGGTGGAGCTGGAGGTGATTTCGGCCGCCAATCAAGGCCAGAGCTACCGGGTCGTTCGTCGATACGGTGAGCCGCCGCGCGTCCTCGATGCCGCTGGCAATGTCTCCAATCTTCATCCGGGTCGCGATCTTTTCCCGGGGATCGAGATCTATGGCCAGAACGAAATCTACGAGCTCGCCCGAGATCCGTCTGCGCTCACCCGAATTCTTGAACGGTTCCTTCCGGACGAGGCGAAGCAGGCGTCTCAGTTGGCACATATCAGGAAGCGGTTGACCGACAACGCCGCGACGCTGGAGCGCGCCCACACGAGCCAGGACGACCTGGAGCAGGTCATCGAGCGACTGCCCAAGCTGACTGAGCAGGCTGCGCAGTTCAAGGCTCTGGGGATCGACGAAAAGCTGAAGCAGGTGCCTTTGCTGGAAAGGGAGCGTCAGCTCAAGCCACGCATGGATGAAGAGGTCCAGCGGGTCGAGGAGGCTGCACAAGTCTTGGCGGATTCCTTGCCCGACCCCGTTTTTCTTAGCGACAAGGCATTGGACGGACTGCCCCATGCGGGGCTGCTTGGCGGTGGTCGGGAGATCCTCGAAGCACTGAAGACAGCCGCCAGCAAGAGCCTGGGCGAGCTGCGTACTGCCGTTTCGACGGCCCGTACTGGTCTGAGCACACTAGGACAGGAGCTTGCGGCCGCACTCGACACGGCGGAGCAGGCGCTGGAAGCCGAGTTCGCCAAGCTTCCGGATGTGTCTGGCCGCAGCGGCAAGGAGGTCGGTCGCGCCTATCAAGCTTTGCTGCGGGAGATTGAGCAGATCCAGCCGAAACAGACCAATTTGGATGTCGCCCGGAAACTGACCGAAACGCTCGATCAAGACCGACGCAATCTCCTCGGGGAGCTGTCTGATTTGCGCGCCCGACGCACGCAGGAACTGCAAGCCGCCGCCAAGCGGCTCAACAAGCGTTTGCGCGGCAAGCTGCGGATCAATGTCGTTCCAGGTGGAAACCGTGCGGCGTTGAAGGCTTGGCTCTGCGAACTCCCAGGAATCAACGAAAAACGGGCGGGTTGGATCGACGAGGCCGAGGCGCTGAGTATTCCGACCCTGGTTGAGGCTATTCGCAAGGGGGACGAGGGGCTAAGGGGCCTCGGCTGGGGCATGACCTCGGGAACGATCGAGAAACTGACCAGATTGACCGAAAAACAGCTCATGGATCTGGAGATGATCGATCTCGAGGATCAGATCGATCTTCAGCTCAACATTTCGCATGAGGGGGAGCGCTACAAATCCCTCCACGATCTCTCGACCGGTCAGCAATGCACGACGATTCTTCACCTGCTGCTGCTGGATAATCAGGATCCATTGATCATGGATCAGCCGGAGGACAACCTCGACAACGCCTTCATCGCGGAGCGGATCGTTCGGGAGTTGCGGGAGGCGAAGACCAGCCGGCAGTTCATCTTTGCAACTCATAACGCCAACATCCCGGTTTTCGGCGATGCCGAGTGGATCGGTGTCTTCACCGCGACCGAGGAACATGGTTGTCTGGAGGCGCAAGGCTCGATCGATGTTCCGGAAATCCGTGACCAGGCGGCCCGCATCCTCGAAGGTGGCAAGCCGGCCTTCATCCAACGCCAAGCGAAGTATGGCTATTGA
- the pglX gene encoding BREX-6 system adenine-specific DNA-methyltransferase PglX, with protein sequence MTPAAKNALATTIRALRERLLADLHAATESAYRLSIRVQDAGLSEAAQARRRRLEGWIAEQRRAQPNAEIARDDDDFRREAEKQAAYTLLNRLVMLRLLEAPGPAGSEHEKPLRAPAMLTGGWESQAYKDFRQLAPALARGDETEGYAFLLRLVFEDLATELPGLYGSAGVAELIPIPAATLRHLVEAFDRPELESCWRDDMTLGWVYQYWNDPEREALDAKLHGGAKLAPHEIASKTQMFTERYMVDWLLQNSLGVLWLTICRKHGWTPEAETDGTLERLEERRVEWRARRESGEVTLTELMPLQTDSERRWAYYVPQPIPEDAVEQAPASLRDLRLLDPAVGSGHFLVAALDLLFALYLEEARHRRLAEHPDWTDRAILEHILAHNLHGIDLDPRAVQIAAAALWLKARRLAPDVRPERLNLVASNLRLASLPDDDPALLELRLEVEREIGLPAALTDTLVHALRGADHLGSLLRIDRAVEEALERHDLELGRELPAQGDLFDGFSEPQRTPMGREEARATLLDRLERFLGRHTGGDDLGLRLRGEQLAAGVRFMRMLGAGRYDLVVANPPYQGTAKLADVRWVERHYPLGKADLYAAFLLRGLELVREGGVSAMLTMRNWMFIKQYAALRAHLLERFDLRALGDFDRGAFEDVPDEVVSVAVSVFRKSDPCGESVAICPTPRDDRSRDGERTQRKRVATVCQIGRCKFDPAVLKVVAEWPLVYWWDNSFIKHYDALPKFGDLYEIRQGLCTGDNARALRFCWEVKQYQVKVSANRNDLFGNSIWLPFMKGGEGRAWEEPLLLVVNWCFNGLEIKVGHEAGLLAARPQNEAFYLTRGVAVQTTGSDFSARLHRYNSVFGDKARSIFPENSYQVVALLNSAKARELVSALNPTIDFTVGDLKRLPFWPVPESRALVELIEHAFTEHEVHREPSVEFKHPGPSPWRHAQDWAQTAVDRPEGAPLPDYAPEYDLEPPTDHLSFALGVALGRFGGGPGLGGEGILDPQSADLTHALPDGLCFLDITLDAEDRRDSLGHPAAAPLHAAWDRYGPALDTRRKSLREWLALDCFKDVHRSMYENRPIHWSLSSANRTFVAWVNIHRFTERTLRLLLADHLQPALTRLDGTLADLRAARDGADPKAARAAERRLAVSLKARDELADFIAAVEQCADRGPPPTDPKCPARERDARYDPDLDDGVMINAAALWPLLDPQWKDPRKWWKELASSQGKKDYDWSHLAMRYWPERVDRKCQADPSLGVAHGCFWRYHPARAWAWELRLQDEIAPDFRIEEPPYRPGGDDIGDPGDDLHRDAFLRENPEKALEIVEKEAERRIGRGDQRNVVSELILLESGLWTARPGLIWAMELRLSGRQDAHFRLRAPDEPHARADFLRDCPQQALAAIEREAERRIRSRGRRRPVPELCILEAGLWSALPAKVWEIELRLAGRQLADFHFRAPDEREARAAFETENPGFVRDREAFIASLVVQQEIFDGTDDAGEEEPSDEGMAEEDEEEVE encoded by the coding sequence ATGACCCCCGCCGCCAAGAATGCCCTTGCGACCACCATCCGCGCCCTGCGCGAGCGCCTGCTCGCCGATCTGCACGCAGCCACCGAGTCCGCCTACCGTCTGTCCATCCGCGTTCAGGATGCGGGTCTCAGCGAGGCGGCACAGGCTCGGCGTCGGCGTCTGGAGGGCTGGATCGCCGAGCAGCGGCGTGCCCAGCCGAACGCCGAGATCGCGCGGGACGACGATGACTTTCGGCGCGAGGCCGAGAAGCAGGCCGCCTACACCCTGCTCAATCGGCTGGTGATGCTGCGTCTGCTGGAGGCACCCGGCCCGGCGGGCTCCGAGCATGAGAAGCCGCTGCGTGCCCCGGCCATGCTTACCGGCGGCTGGGAGAGCCAAGCCTACAAGGACTTTCGTCAGCTCGCCCCGGCGCTGGCGCGTGGCGACGAGACCGAGGGCTATGCCTTTCTGCTTCGGCTGGTCTTCGAGGACCTGGCGACCGAGCTGCCGGGTCTCTATGGTTCGGCAGGGGTGGCCGAGCTGATCCCAATCCCGGCCGCCACCTTGCGCCATCTGGTCGAGGCGTTCGATCGGCCGGAGCTGGAATCCTGCTGGCGCGACGACATGACGCTCGGCTGGGTCTACCAGTATTGGAACGACCCCGAGCGCGAGGCGCTCGACGCCAAGCTGCACGGCGGCGCCAAGCTCGCCCCGCACGAGATCGCCAGCAAGACCCAGATGTTCACCGAACGCTACATGGTCGACTGGCTGCTGCAGAACAGCCTGGGCGTGCTCTGGCTGACCATCTGCAGGAAGCACGGCTGGACGCCCGAGGCCGAGACCGACGGCACCCTGGAGCGTTTGGAAGAGCGCCGCGTCGAGTGGCGGGCCAGGCGCGAGTCGGGGGAGGTGACGCTCACCGAGCTGATGCCGCTGCAGACCGACAGCGAGCGCCGTTGGGCCTATTACGTCCCCCAGCCGATCCCGGAGGACGCGGTCGAGCAGGCGCCTGCCAGCCTCCGTGACCTGCGGCTGCTGGATCCGGCGGTGGGCTCGGGTCACTTTCTGGTTGCCGCGCTCGATCTGTTGTTCGCGCTCTACCTTGAAGAGGCGAGGCACCGGCGCCTAGCCGAGCATCCCGACTGGACCGACCGCGCCATCCTCGAGCACATCCTCGCCCACAACCTGCACGGCATCGACCTCGACCCGCGCGCGGTGCAGATCGCCGCTGCGGCGCTCTGGCTTAAGGCGCGCCGGCTGGCGCCTGACGTCCGGCCCGAGCGGCTCAACCTGGTCGCCTCCAACCTGCGTCTGGCGAGCCTGCCGGACGACGACCCGGCGCTGCTGGAGTTGCGCCTTGAGGTCGAGCGCGAGATCGGACTGCCCGCCGCGCTCACCGACACCCTGGTCCATGCACTGCGCGGCGCCGACCATCTGGGCAGCCTGCTGCGCATCGACCGCGCGGTCGAGGAGGCATTGGAGCGGCACGACTTGGAGCTGGGCCGCGAGCTGCCCGCGCAGGGCGATCTGTTCGACGGATTCTCGGAGCCTCAACGCACGCCAATGGGCCGGGAGGAGGCGCGGGCGACTCTGCTCGACCGGTTGGAGCGCTTCCTGGGCAGGCACACCGGCGGCGACGATCTGGGCTTGCGTCTGCGCGGCGAGCAACTGGCCGCCGGGGTGCGCTTCATGCGGATGCTGGGGGCGGGGCGCTACGACCTGGTGGTGGCCAATCCACCCTATCAGGGCACCGCCAAGCTGGCCGACGTGCGCTGGGTCGAGCGCCACTATCCGCTCGGTAAGGCGGACCTCTACGCCGCCTTTCTGCTACGCGGGCTGGAACTGGTGCGCGAGGGTGGGGTGTCGGCCATGCTGACCATGCGCAACTGGATGTTCATCAAGCAGTATGCGGCGCTGCGGGCGCATCTGCTGGAGCGGTTCGATCTGCGGGCGTTGGGGGATTTCGATCGCGGTGCGTTCGAAGACGTGCCGGATGAGGTCGTGAGTGTGGCCGTGAGCGTCTTCCGCAAGAGTGACCCTTGCGGCGAGAGCGTGGCGATCTGTCCGACGCCGCGGGATGATCGGTCACGGGATGGCGAGCGGACGCAGCGGAAGCGGGTGGCGACGGTTTGTCAGATTGGGCGGTGCAAGTTCGATCCGGCGGTGTTGAAGGTGGTGGCTGAGTGGCCGCTAGTCTATTGGTGGGACAATAGCTTCATTAAGCATTACGATGCTTTGCCGAAATTCGGTGATCTATACGAAATTAGGCAGGGATTATGCACTGGTGATAATGCAAGAGCACTTAGATTTTGTTGGGAAGTCAAGCAATATCAAGTCAAGGTATCTGCGAATCGAAACGACCTTTTTGGGAACTCAATTTGGCTTCCTTTTATGAAAGGAGGGGAAGGTAGGGCATGGGAAGAACCGCTTTTATTAGTGGTTAATTGGTGCTTCAATGGACTGGAAATAAAAGTGGGGCATGAAGCGGGTTTGTTAGCTGCAAGGCCGCAAAATGAAGCATTTTATTTAACGCGCGGGGTAGCAGTACAAACGACTGGATCAGACTTCTCGGCAAGACTTCATCGCTACAACTCGGTATTCGGTGACAAAGCGCGATCGATTTTCCCGGAAAACTCGTATCAAGTCGTAGCTTTGCTGAATTCAGCCAAGGCGCGTGAGCTTGTCTCCGCCCTTAATCCGACTATTGATTTTACTGTAGGTGATCTAAAGCGATTGCCATTTTGGCCCGTTCCGGAATCACGTGCCTTGGTCGAGCTGATCGAGCATGCTTTTACGGAACATGAAGTCCATCGCGAGCCTTCGGTCGAATTCAAACATCCCGGCCCCTCACCCTGGCGCCATGCCCAAGACTGGGCTCAGACTGCCGTCGACCGTCCCGAGGGCGCCCCGCTGCCGGACTATGCGCCAGAGTATGACCTCGAGCCGCCGACCGACCATCTGAGCTTCGCGCTCGGTGTCGCGCTCGGTCGCTTCGGCGGCGGTCCGGGGCTGGGCGGGGAGGGCATCCTCGACCCCCAGAGCGCCGATCTCACGCACGCGCTGCCCGACGGCCTCTGTTTCCTCGACATCACCCTTGATGCCGAGGACCGGCGGGACAGTCTGGGCCATCCCGCCGCCGCCCCGCTGCACGCGGCCTGGGACCGATACGGTCCGGCCCTCGACACCCGGCGCAAGTCGCTGCGCGAATGGCTGGCGCTCGACTGTTTCAAGGACGTGCACCGCTCGATGTACGAGAACCGCCCGATCCACTGGTCGCTGTCCTCGGCCAACCGCACCTTCGTCGCCTGGGTCAACATCCATCGCTTCACCGAGCGGACACTGCGCCTGCTGCTCGCCGATCATCTGCAACCGGCACTCACACGGCTCGACGGGACGCTCGCCGATCTGCGCGCCGCCCGCGACGGCGCCGACCCCAAGGCGGCGCGAGCGGCCGAGCGCCGGCTCGCCGTTTCGCTCAAGGCCCGCGACGAGCTGGCCGACTTCATCGCCGCGGTTGAGCAGTGCGCCGATCGCGGACCGCCGCCGACCGACCCCAAGTGCCCGGCGCGCGAGCGCGACGCCCGCTACGACCCCGACCTCGACGACGGCGTCATGATCAACGCAGCCGCCCTCTGGCCGCTGCTCGATCCCCAATGGAAAGACCCCAGGAAATGGTGGAAGGAGCTGGCCAGCAGCCAGGGCAAGAAGGACTACGACTGGTCGCATCTGGCCATGCGCTATTGGCCCGAGCGGGTCGACCGCAAATGCCAGGCCGATCCCTCGCTCGGCGTTGCCCACGGCTGTTTCTGGCGCTACCACCCGGCCCGCGCCTGGGCCTGGGAACTGCGCCTCCAGGACGAGATCGCCCCCGATTTCCGCATCGAAGAGCCGCCGTATCGACCCGGCGGCGATGATATTGGTGACCCCGGAGATGATCTGCACCGCGATGCCTTCCTGCGCGAAAATCCCGAGAAGGCCCTCGAAATCGTTGAGAAAGAGGCCGAGCGCCGCATCGGACGGGGCGACCAACGCAATGTGGTTTCCGAGTTGATCCTGCTCGAGTCTGGCCTCTGGACCGCGCGCCCCGGTCTGATCTGGGCGATGGAGCTGCGCCTTTCCGGTAGGCAGGATGCCCATTTTCGTTTGCGGGCACCCGACGAGCCACACGCCCGCGCCGACTTCCTGCGCGACTGCCCGCAGCAGGCATTGGCCGCAATCGAGCGGGAAGCCGAGCGGCGCATACGCAGTCGCGGCAGGCGTCGTCCTGTCCCCGAGCTTTGCATCCTCGAAGCGGGACTCTGGTCGGCACTGCCCGCTAAGGTTTGGGAGATTGAGCTGCGTCTTGCCGGCAGGCAACTAGCCGATTTCCACTTCCGTGCGCCCGATGAGCGGGAGGCGCGCGCCGCATTTGAAACCGAGAATCCAGGATTCGTCCGAGACCGGGAGGCGTTCATCGCCAGCCTGGTCGTCCAGCAAGAAATCTTCGACGGCACCGATGATGCCGGCGAAGAGGAGCCAAGTGACGAAGGTATGGCTGAGGAAGACGAAGAGGAGGTCGAGTAG
- a CDS encoding type II toxin-antitoxin system death-on-curing family toxin gives MTEPVWVRLDVMLSIHERLLADHGGPSGLRDVGLLESALARPRQILAYGEPDLADLAAAYAAGIIRNHPFVDGNKRSGFMAAYVFLACNGLSLTATEAAATQAVLDLAAGKIPENAFAQWLRDHVEGIDVQ, from the coding sequence ATGACCGAGCCGGTCTGGGTCAGACTGGATGTCATGCTGTCGATCCATGAGCGCCTGCTGGCCGATCATGGCGGACCCTCGGGACTCCGCGATGTTGGGTTGCTGGAATCCGCTCTGGCACGGCCACGACAGATCCTCGCCTATGGCGAGCCTGACCTTGCCGATCTTGCCGCGGCCTATGCCGCCGGCATTATTCGCAATCATCCCTTCGTGGACGGAAACAAGCGCTCGGGCTTCATGGCCGCCTATGTGTTTCTTGCCTGCAATGGCCTTTCGTTGACCGCGACCGAGGCGGCGGCGACCCAGGCCGTGCTCGACCTGGCGGCGGGAAAGATCCCGGAGAACGCCTTCGCACAGTGGCTGCGAGACCATGTCGAAGGAATCGATGTCCAATGA
- a CDS encoding AbrB/MazE/SpoVT family DNA-binding domain-containing protein, producing MIELKVVRVGNSLGVRLPREALNRLHLEDGDRVILTESPEGGYRLTPYDPEFECQMKVAEEGMRRYRNTLKVLSE from the coding sequence ATGATCGAACTGAAAGTCGTCAGAGTCGGCAACTCCCTGGGTGTGCGTCTGCCTCGCGAGGCGCTGAATCGTCTGCACCTCGAAGACGGTGATCGGGTGATTCTCACCGAGTCGCCCGAAGGCGGTTATCGCCTGACTCCCTATGACCCCGAATTCGAGTGCCAAATGAAGGTTGCCGAAGAAGGCATGCGCCGCTATCGCAACACCCTCAAGGTCCTGTCGGAATGA